In a genomic window of Pseudomonas mohnii:
- a CDS encoding GntP family permease gives MSVIIALAALALLMLAAYRGYSVILFAPIAALGAVLLTDPSAVAPAFTGVFMEKMVGFIKLYFPVFLLGAVFGKLIELSGFSRSIVAAAIRLLGTRQAMLVIVLVCALLTYGGVSLFVVVFAVYPFAAEMFRQSNIPKRLIPATIALGAFSFTMDALPGTPQIQNIIPSTFFNTTAWAAPWLGVIGTIFVFCAGMLFLQRQRNKAQRAGEGYGTELRNEPETAADIKLPNPWIALSPLLAVGIMNLLFTQWIPQWYGKTHSLALPGMAAPVTTDIAKLTAIWAVQAALLVGIIMVLAFGFQAIRSKLAEGSKSAVSGALLAAMNTASEYGFGAVIASLPGFLVLADWLKSIPNPLVNEAITVTLLAGITGSASGGMSIALAAMSEQFIAAAHAANIPLEVLHRVAAMASGGMDTLPHNGAVITLLAVTGLTHREAYKDIFCITLIKTLAVFVVIGTFYATGIV, from the coding sequence ATGAGTGTGATCATTGCCTTGGCAGCCCTCGCGCTGTTGATGCTGGCTGCTTACCGTGGCTACAGCGTTATCCTTTTTGCCCCGATCGCCGCCCTCGGCGCCGTTCTGCTCACCGACCCCTCTGCTGTTGCGCCGGCTTTCACCGGCGTGTTCATGGAGAAAATGGTCGGCTTCATCAAACTGTATTTCCCCGTGTTCCTGCTCGGTGCCGTGTTCGGCAAGCTGATCGAGTTGTCGGGTTTCTCGCGCTCGATCGTCGCCGCCGCCATTCGCTTGCTGGGCACCCGCCAGGCGATGCTGGTGATCGTGCTGGTTTGCGCCCTGCTGACTTACGGCGGCGTCTCGCTGTTTGTGGTGGTGTTTGCGGTATACCCGTTTGCCGCTGAAATGTTTCGCCAGAGCAACATTCCCAAGCGCCTGATTCCGGCGACGATTGCCCTCGGCGCGTTCTCCTTCACGATGGACGCCTTGCCCGGCACCCCGCAGATCCAGAACATCATTCCCAGTACCTTTTTCAACACCACCGCCTGGGCCGCGCCATGGCTGGGCGTGATCGGCACGATCTTCGTGTTCTGCGCCGGCATGCTGTTCCTGCAGCGCCAGCGCAACAAGGCCCAACGCGCGGGTGAAGGTTATGGCACCGAACTGCGCAACGAGCCGGAAACCGCCGCCGACATCAAGCTGCCCAACCCGTGGATCGCCCTGTCGCCGCTGCTGGCCGTGGGCATCATGAACCTGCTGTTCACCCAGTGGATTCCACAGTGGTACGGCAAGACCCACAGCCTCGCGCTGCCGGGCATGGCCGCGCCTGTGACCACCGACATCGCCAAACTCACGGCGATCTGGGCGGTACAGGCGGCGCTGCTGGTGGGGATCATCATGGTGCTGGCGTTCGGGTTCCAGGCGATCCGCAGCAAACTCGCCGAAGGCAGCAAAAGCGCGGTCAGCGGTGCGTTGCTGGCGGCGATGAACACCGCGTCGGAATACGGCTTCGGTGCGGTCATCGCGTCCTTGCCCGGCTTTCTGGTCCTGGCCGACTGGCTCAAGAGCATTCCTAACCCGTTGGTCAACGAAGCGATCACCGTGACCCTGCTGGCCGGCATCACCGGTTCTGCTTCGGGTGGCATGAGCATCGCGTTGGCGGCCATGTCCGAACAATTCATCGCCGCGGCCCATGCGGCCAATATCCCGCTGGAAGTGCTGCACCGTGTAGCCGCGATGGCCAGTGGCGGCATGGACACCCTGCCGCACAACGGTGCGGTGATCACCCTGCTCGCGGTCACCGGCCTGACCCACCGCGAGGCTTACAAAGACATTTTCTGTATTACGCTGATCAAGACCCTGGCGGTTTTCGTGGTGATCGGCACTTTCTACGCCACTGGCATTGTGTGA
- a CDS encoding 3-hydroxybutyrate dehydrogenase, with product MTTLSGKTALVTGSTSGIGLGIALSLAKAGANLILNGFGDASTVIAEVAQYGGKVGHHPADVSDPAQIAEMIAYAEREFGGIDILVNNAGIQYVAPVEEFPVERWDSIIAINLSSVFHSTRLSLPGMRAKGWGRVINIASVHGLVGSVGKAAYVAAKHGVIGLTKVVALETATTQITCNAICPGWVLTPLVQKQIDDRAATGIDPQQAQHDLLAEKQPSLEFVTPPQLGELVLFLCSEGGSQVRGAAWNIDGGWLAQ from the coding sequence ATGACGACTCTTTCGGGCAAGACCGCACTGGTTACCGGCTCCACCAGCGGCATTGGCCTGGGCATCGCCCTCAGCCTGGCCAAGGCCGGCGCCAATCTGATCCTCAACGGCTTCGGCGATGCCTCCACGGTGATTGCCGAAGTGGCGCAGTACGGTGGCAAGGTCGGTCATCACCCGGCCGATGTCAGCGACCCGGCACAGATCGCCGAGATGATCGCCTATGCCGAGCGCGAATTCGGTGGCATCGACATTCTGGTCAACAACGCCGGCATCCAATATGTGGCGCCGGTGGAAGAGTTCCCGGTGGAGCGCTGGGATTCGATCATCGCGATTAACCTGTCGTCGGTGTTCCACAGCACTCGCCTGAGCCTGCCGGGCATGCGCGCCAAGGGCTGGGGTCGGGTGATCAACATTGCTTCGGTGCATGGCCTGGTCGGCTCCGTGGGCAAGGCGGCTTATGTCGCGGCCAAGCACGGGGTGATCGGTTTGACCAAAGTGGTCGCGCTGGAAACCGCAACCACCCAAATCACCTGCAACGCCATTTGCCCCGGCTGGGTGCTGACACCGCTGGTGCAGAAGCAGATCGATGACCGCGCCGCCACCGGGATCGACCCGCAGCAGGCGCAACATGATCTGCTGGCCGAGAAGCAACCGTCGCTGGAATTCGTGACGCCGCCGCAACTGGGGGAACTGGTACTGTTCCTGTGCAGCGAAGGCGGCAGCCAGGTGCGCGGCGCGGCGTGGAACATAGATGGTGGTTGGCTGGCGCAGTAA